A window of Cryptomeria japonica chromosome 3, Sugi_1.0, whole genome shotgun sequence contains these coding sequences:
- the LOC131027823 gene encoding uncharacterized protein LOC131027823: protein MEANDSLREQEEEYATFKEKVKRTVYLDNLSPLVTIPILKNALGQFGVVSNVQILPNYLEANNVAINALVEMQTEHEAANTVTEITTNVFMIAGMPRPVRAMKAKIEMFPDPPALPGRRIQCCWINSNDPHWNIVLSRKHLAMKHSAETAQLLKYQREEEEKLGAQQEATLRSSYKKLELIESLANDGSLDRLSRRYNPQHKR from the exons ATGGAGGCAAATGATTCATTGAGGGAACAAGAAGAGGAATATGCCACATTCAAAGAGAAGGTAAAGAGgacagtgtatctggacaatctttcaCCACTGGTCACAATACCAATCCTGAAGAATGCACTTGGACAATTTGGGGTGGTATCAAATGTCCAAATCTTACCAAATTACTTGGAGGCCAACAATGTTGCCATAAATGCTTTGGTTGAAATGCAAACTGAACATGAGGCTGCAAACACAGTGACAGAAATTACAACAAATGTATTCATGATCGCTGGAATGCCAAGACCAGTGAGAGCAATGAAAGCAAAAATTGAAATGTTTCCTGACCCTCCAGCACTCCCTGGAAGAAGAATTCAGTGCTGTTGGATCAATTCCAATGACCCCCATTGGAATATTGTCTTATCGCGGAAGCACCTTGCTATGAAACATTCTGCAGAAACTGCACAATTATTGAAG tatcaaagagaagaagaagaaaagctaggaGCACAACAGGAAGCCACCCTGAGAAGTAGTTATAAAAAATTGGAATTAATTGAAAGCTTAGCCAATGATGGGAGTCTAGATCGTTTATCTAGACGTTATAATCCTCAACATAAAAGATAG